The following is a genomic window from Chitinophagaceae bacterium.
TTCACTAAAACATAAAAAAATGAACCAAATAAAAATAGGTATTAATGGTTTTGGACGTATTGGTCGTCTCGTATTCAGAGCTGCTATTTCACACCCTGAAATACAAATAGTAGGAATTAATGATCTCATAGATGCGGAGTATATGGCATATATGCTAAAATATGATTCTACGCATGGTAAATTTACAGGCGATGTAAAAACAGAAAATGGGAACTTGATAGTAAATGGAAAACCCATTAGAGTAACTTCAGAAAAAGATCCTGCTAACTTAAAATGGAATGAAATAAATGCAAATTTTGTAGTAGAATCTACAGGACTATTTTTAGCAAGTGATACTGCCAGTAAACACATAACAGCAGGAGCAAAAAAAATAATTATATCCGCCCCTCCCAAAGATAACACTCCTATGTTTGTTATGGGAGTAAATCATAAAGAATACAAGAAAAATATAGATATTATTTCTAATGCTTCTTGTACTACTAATTGCCTGGCGGTATTAGCAAAGGTTGTGCATGATAATTTTGGTATAATAGAAGGACTCATGACTACGGTACACTCTGTAACAGCGACCCAAAAAACAGTAGACGGACCCTCTTTAAAAGATTGGAGAGGTGGGAGAGGAGCCAATCAAAATATAATCCCTTCTTCCACAGGTGCTGCCAAAGCCGTAGGAAAAATAATTCCGGAACTCAATGGAAAACTTACTGGTATGTCATTTAGAGTCCCAACTCCTAATGTATCTGTCGTAGATCTTACATGCAGATTAGCCAAAGAAACTTCGTATGAAGAAATAAAATCAACTCTTAAAAAAGCATCTGAAAGTAATACATTAAAAAAAATATTAGGATACACAGATGAACAAGTTGTTTCTAGTGATTTTATAACAGACCCCAGGTCTTGTATTTTTGATGCTGAAGCAGGTATTTCGCTCAACTCTCAATTTGTCAAACTAGTCGCATGGTATGATAATGAATTTGGTTATAGTAATAGAGTTGTAGATCTTTTAATCCATATAGCCGAACTATAATAAGG
Proteins encoded in this region:
- the gap gene encoding type I glyceraldehyde-3-phosphate dehydrogenase — translated: MNQIKIGINGFGRIGRLVFRAAISHPEIQIVGINDLIDAEYMAYMLKYDSTHGKFTGDVKTENGNLIVNGKPIRVTSEKDPANLKWNEINANFVVESTGLFLASDTASKHITAGAKKIIISAPPKDNTPMFVMGVNHKEYKKNIDIISNASCTTNCLAVLAKVVHDNFGIIEGLMTTVHSVTATQKTVDGPSLKDWRGGRGANQNIIPSSTGAAKAVGKIIPELNGKLTGMSFRVPTPNVSVVDLTCRLAKETSYEEIKSTLKKASESNTLKKILGYTDEQVVSSDFITDPRSCIFDAEAGISLNSQFVKLVAWYDNEFGYSNRVVDLLIHIAEL